GAAGGTTAAGCTTTAAGGAATTTTAGCTGTTATTTTTTCAGAGCCTCTAATACTTGAGTCGCTATCGCTTCTTTTACTTCTTTATCCTCTAATAACAGATGTATTAAATTATCTTTTACCTTGCTTTTTATATCTAGTAGATTGTATTTAGACGCAGGCTCATTAGTTTTATCTATATTATTAAGAAACATTTCTCCTTTTCCCGTAAGCAACCATGTTGGGTTAATTTCTGGGAAAGAATGTAGAATTTTGTTTAACACATTACTTTTAAATGACGATTTTCTTCTTATTGCTGTTCCAATAGAATTGTTAGAGACATCAATAATCTCTTCAAAAGACCTAATATTTAGCCTTTTATAATTAATTACTTCTTCTACTCGCTTATAAGTTTCATCTACAAAATCACTCATTGAAAAATAACTTTTTTCTAAATTTTATTTAATTTTGTTTTCGTATTTAGATTTTTGTTTGTATTTTTACTTCGTAATAAGTACAGAATACGTACAAATATAAATTAAAAAGTGCTATCAACTTCTAAAAAACAACTTGAGTTTTTATGATAACTGCTACACAACGAAAAGAATTAGAAAAAATTAAACCACCAAAATACCGCGAAAAGGTAAAAAACTACCTGAGCAAAAATGGTCATGATTTTTCTTTAGAAACTATACAGAAGGTGTATTCAGGTAAAAGAAAAAACTTGACTATTGAAAAAGCTATCGTTGCTGTTTTCCGCAATTACATGAAAGACCAACAGGCAATAGACAATAACATTAATAATTTAATTGACGATATAAACAGTGATTTCCCTTAATAATTTTTTGTTTTTCGCCGGGGGGCGAGTATTTTAAGCGAGGGACTAGGAATTAATAAATTCCTCCTCGCTTTTTACTTTAGAAAAAGTATAGCTTCTTTATAAAAATCCTCTGGATTTTCAGCATGTAGCCAGTGTCCAGCATTGGCTACTGTTTTTATCACTGCTTTTGGAAAATGCGCCTGAATTAATGGCTCATCTTCTTTTGAAATATATCCTGAATTTGCTCCGCGTAAAAACAACGTTTCTCCTTCAAAAACAGTAAAGGAAGGTAACGCTACTCCTACTTCACTATTATTTTCAGTTAACGATTTTAAATTGAAACGAAATGCTAATTCGTCTTTCGTTTTTCTGTATACATTTTTTGCTAAAAATTGACGGATTCCTTTTTCTGAAATTAACTCAGCCAGTTTTTCATCTACTAACTTACGTGAGGTTTGTACTGAAAAATCTACAGAGTTCAAGGCAGCCAAAATCTCGTGATGATGTGGTGGATACATCCTTGGAGAAATATCGGCTACAATTAACTTATTCACCAGCTCAGGATATTCGGTTGCAAACAACATTACTGTTTTTCCTCCCATGGAATGCCCTAGCAAATCTACTTTTTCAAGGTTATGATGTTGAATATAGTTGTATAAATCACCTACCATTAACTCATAATCAAAAGCATCTGCATGAAAGCTTCGTCCATGATTACGCTGATCTATTAAATGCACCTCAAAACCATCTTCTGCAAATTTATTAGCATGC
The nucleotide sequence above comes from Tenacibaculum singaporense. Encoded proteins:
- a CDS encoding alpha/beta fold hydrolase, whose protein sequence is MEVLHSKIIGEGQLLLILHGYFGMGDNWKSHANKFAEDGFEVHLIDQRNHGRSFHADAFDYELMVGDLYNYIQHHNLEKVDLLGHSMGGKTVMLFATEYPELVNKLIVADISPRMYPPHHHEILAALNSVDFSVQTSRKLVDEKLAELISEKGIRQFLAKNVYRKTKDELAFRFNLKSLTENNSEVGVALPSFTVFEGETLFLRGANSGYISKEDEPLIQAHFPKAVIKTVANAGHWLHAENPEDFYKEAILFLK